The genomic interval GTGGCATCAGTTATAaggttttctctcttatttttttttattttttgctttttattgtagtagttttgccatacattggcatggaTCTGCCATGGAtgtacctgtgttccccatcctgaaccccccctcccacctccctagtTTTATTAAAACGAATCTTTTCAGGtgatataattatggctgatttgcattgttttatggcagaaatcagtataacatttaaagcaattttcctccaattgaaaaacaaataaatgcatgaggagaaactggaaaaaaaaatgagccttTACTCGTTGTATCTTAGTTATCCTGGCTCAAGTTTTggcaattttgtttatatttccaaaGCATCAGCTGCCCTTTCCAGTTCTGTGACagaaggattgttgttgttgttcagttgttcagtcatgtccgactctttgcaacccatggactacagcacaccaggcttccctgacattCACCGTCCCCCGGGGTTTGCCAGAAGGATAGCACAGGTATTGAGATTAGACTATTCTGCTGATAATCCTCAACAGGGCACTCTTGATGTCCTTGTTCCTCAGactgtagatgaaggggttcagcatAGGGGTGACCACAGTGTACATCACTGAGACCACTGCATCCTTCCTTGGGGAAGATGAGACAGCTGAACTGAGATACACCCCAAGGCCTGTTccataaaacagacaaacaaccAACAGGTGAGAACCACAGGTAGAGAAGGCTTTGTACCTCCCACTGGATGATGAGACTCTCAGAATGGAGGAAACAATTCTATAGTAAGAGAAAACAATTCCTGATATAGGGAGAAAACCAGAGATGGTCACAGCAAAAAGCATGACAATGTTACTTCCTGAAGTGTCAGAACAGGCAAGGTCGCGAAGCTTAGGAACATCACAAAAGAAATGAGGGATTTCTGCATCTTTGCAGAAAGTAAGTTGCGACACCATCAAGCAATGCATCTGAGAGTCCAAAAGACTGATAAAAAATGACATAAGAACTAACAAGCCACAGATACAGGGCTTCATGATCACTGGGTAGTGTAGTGGGTGACAGATGGCCACCaaccggtcataggccatcacagccAGGAGTAGACTGTCcaaacagccaaaaagaaaaaagaaggatatCTGAGTTAGGCAGCCTGCATAGGTGATAGATTTGCTGTGTGCCTGGATATTCACCAGCATCTTGGGGACTGTAGTGGTACTGAAACCAATGTCAGCCAAggacaggttggagaggaagaagtacatgggggtgtggaggtgggggtcaGAGCTGACAGCCAGGATGATGAGAAGATTCCCCAGCACGGTGACCAGGTACATGAACAAAAAGAGCC from Dama dama isolate Ldn47 chromosome 9, ASM3311817v1, whole genome shotgun sequence carries:
- the LOC133061251 gene encoding olfactory receptor 7E178-like translates to MELQNLTSFSEFLLLGLSDDLNLQPFIYGLFLFMYLVTVLGNLLIILAVSSDPHLHTPMYFFLSNLSLADIGFSTTTVPKMLVNIQAHSKSITYAGCLTQISFFFLFGCLDSLLLAVMAYDRLVAICHPLHYPVIMKPCICGLLVLMSFFISLLDSQMHCLMVSQLTFCKDAEIPHFFCDVPKLRDLACSDTSGSNIVMLFAVTISGFLPISGIVFSYYRIVSSILRVSSSSGRYKAFSTCGSHLLVVCLFYGTGLGVYLSSAVSSSPRKDAVVSVMYTVVTPMLNPFIYSLRNKDIKSALLRIISRIV